A stretch of the Lolium perenne isolate Kyuss_39 chromosome 3, Kyuss_2.0, whole genome shotgun sequence genome encodes the following:
- the LOC127340710 gene encoding uncharacterized protein isoform X1: MLCVVTVTRVASSFPVARRSHDCRASPLLLSVPIVSVMYLRPKHRPFLARNPPGRSSLSLSSVVLPRRGARPRPRRCGARLQPRSPRAVAVSPRPLLVARSRWRCWFLERPVSALPSSPSTSVACTAASRALDGTKTNLRVRVVAWRSHQLAAVIEAMSVPLCPGAAHAAVGDDVSITSETLRWASLVHLAILSQSQSSVGRRRYERRRKRRSGSSQRFEDEVQGQIANQDFEEEYYEEEEYDAEDVN; encoded by the exons ATGCTCTGTGTCGTTACGGTTACTCGCGTCGCGTCGTCGTTCCCAGTCGCTCGACGCAGCCACGACTGCCGTGCATCTCCGCTCTTGCTCTCCGTTCCTATCGTCTCTGTGATGTACCTACGACCTAAACACCGCCCTTTTCTTGCCAGGAATCCACCAGGTCGATCGTCGCTGTCGTTGAGCTCCGTCGTGCTGCCCCGACGCGGAGCCCGGCCTCGTCCGCGTCGCTGTGGAGCTCGCCTCCAACCTCGATCTCCCCGTGCCGTTGCGGTGAGCCCCCGACCTCTCCTTGTCGCTCGCTCACGGTGGCGCTGCTGGTTTCTCGAGCGGCCGGTGAGCGCCCTGCCATCATCCCCATCCACCTCCGTCGCATGCACTGCAGCCTCGCGCGCGCTCGACGGCACCAAGACGAATCTCCGCGTCCGTGTCGTCGCCTGGAG GTCACACCAGCTGGCGGCCGTCATCGAAGCTATGTCCGTGCCGCTCTGTCCCGGCGCCGCGCACGCTGCTGTCGGCGACGACGTCTCCATCACGTCTGAGACGCTCAGATGGGCCAGCCTAGTCCACCTCGCCATCCTCTCACAGTCCCAGTCGAGCGTCGGCCGTCGCAG atacgaacgCCGCCGAAAAAGAAGATCGGGATCATCCCAGAGATTCGAagatgaagtccagggacaaatagccaaccaag actttgaagaggagtactacgaagaagaggagtacgacgccgaagacgTGAACTAG
- the LOC127340710 gene encoding uncharacterized protein isoform X2, with product MAYDEFWTGKSGAPHRMSSFPANSASSVRDESQLQMAQGIVRAISSLNSRPDAMQAPTLCVLVTQLIKCTNLLFISKIVSLLPSLVRVAYLLCFNRYNTKYSR from the exons atggcctatgat GAGTTTtggactggtaagtccggggccccacacaGGATGTCTTCATTTCCAGCCAATTCAGCTTCTTCTGTGCGTGATGAATCTCAGCTGCAAATGGCACAA GGGATTGTTAGAGCTATCAGTTCTCTCAATAGTAGGCCTGATGCAATGCAAGCACCGACATTATGTGTCCTTGTTACCCAACTGATTAAATGCACAA ATTTGCTATTTATCTCTAAGATTGTTTCCTTGTTGCCCAGCCTGGTGAGAGTAGCTTACCTGTTGTGCTTTAACAG GTACAATACTAAATACTCAAGGTGA